Genomic segment of Euleptes europaea isolate rEulEur1 chromosome 6, rEulEur1.hap1, whole genome shotgun sequence:
tttgtaactttgtttcacggtccttaatttagttctcgaggacccctgggggaccgtggacccccagttgggaaccagtgctttaggggCAACGGACCCCTCCTCCCAAACTAAAGGTTAAGGCATTAGCAAATCTCTTGACTATAACAATTAttctattcacacacacacacaactattgcCTCtgaagtggtggggggagggcagacGACACATTTCAGAGGACCAGAATTAGCCCCAGAGCTGCCACCTGCCAACCTGAATTGCGGGACTACACTCATACACATTTGTTTCATTGGTCTTTAGGATTTATCTTTTGTATTCCGGGCAAGGGCATACTCTGAATTTCGTTTACACCAGTTAATTCACTCTTCCCCCCAATGATACACCGCTTTCCACCAAATCACTGCTGCTCCACTGCTTCAACCGCTAAGCAGCGGCCTACGGGTGAATGAAACAGGGCCATTCGTCGACCCCGTCCCCAGGAGGGCCCGGGGAAGAGGATGAGGGGCCGACCCGCCGCCGCCCTCGCCGTACTCCGCGCCACTCCAAGGCCTCAAGGCCGAGCGTCTCCATGGCAACGGCGCCCGACCCCTGGGGGGACAGAGGGCGGCCACCCACCTACGGAAACCGCGAGGACCTCGGCCGCACGAGCGCCCGGCAAGCTCAAGCGGCGGAAGTGCCGGCTGCTCCGGAAGTGAGGCGAAACGTTCGGCTGCGCATGCGCCTCTGGAACCGCCTGTGCCATTCAGGGGAGACGGATGGGCGTGGGTGCTCTTTGCTTGGCctcttgggaaatgtagtttaTTACCTTCACTCTCGCCTCTGATTTCTTCGTTGTGAGTTCCGCTGTCCAAATAATAAGGCAAGGATGCCCTGGACCAGTACgtttttcttttcctgctcctTGGGGAACGATGgctaccaccttaaagactaacaaaaatattttctggtagggtaggcgCTTTCGttggaagtgtaaggatgtgactctggccaccaagactagattaattcatgccatcgtattccctattactatgtatgggtgtgaaagctggacagtgaagaaagctgataggaagaaaatagattcctttgaaatggggtgttggaggagagggttacggattccgtggacggccaaaaaaaaacaaatcagtgggttctagatccaatcaagcctgaagtgaccctagaagctaaaatgactcaactgaggctgtcgtattttggtcacgtcatgagacgacaagagtcactggaaaagaccgtcatgataggaaaagttgagggcagcagggaaagaggaagacccaacaagagctggattgactcaataaaggaagccacagccttcaatttgcaagatctgagcaaggctgtcagagataggacattttggaggactttcattcatagggtcgccatgagtcggaaacgacttgacagcacttaacacacacacatgagttttcgtgagccacagctcacttcttcagaagctcataccctaccagaaaatatttttgttagtctttaaggtgctactggactcttgccctttttgactactgcaaagagactaacacggctacccactgtgaattatcttgatgGTTACGTCAGCGCCAGCGACGACCTTTCAGGCTGCCTATTGCTAAACTAATTGTACGATAAAGACACTTTCCCCCCTACCTGCCGTAGATTTTGCAAGAATTCAGACTGCGAGGTCATGGGTTCAGCCTTTTACAGGAGAGATGCAATAACACACAGCTTCCAGATGTTTCTGCACCCAACGCAATTGACCATGGCTTTCTAGAGAGCCGGTGAGGATGCCAAGAATGAGTCTGAGATGTTCTGAACATTGGCCAACTAATTTAACTATATAATATCAATGTTAATTCGATAagaacttttattttcttttatggtGGATCACTACCCAAAGGAGCCACCAACATGGAGGTGATAGATTCCTAGTGGGGATAAAACTGGACATGTGTATTGCACAGATTCAAAATGTGCTTGTAAGAAGAGTTGGCcgttaaaaagaaggaaagacttAGGAGCCTTTCATTTATGAAGACATCATATAGTTGTGGAGTGTCACATGAATGTTATGTGGAATAACAGTTATTTAGGATTAAGACCTACCTAAATGATTTTCAGtctacagcagctgcagggatggTATGTGACAGTTCACACTGATTTGTAGATGTGCAGCCATGACTTCAGCCAGTATGGTGTATGCTGATACTATGCAATAAAGTCTGCACCTATTGGCTTTTGGCTTCTTCTGATGGCATACATACAGAGGGGATGGTAAAGCTTTAGAGAACAGTGGCCATGGAAGCTAGACTTGGCGTTTCTGGAAACTATTAGAATAAAATTTTATGCAGAATTGTGCCTGGAGACAAGACTTGACCGAAGCCAACCTGTTATACCATATCACAGACCAGCCTCCTTTCCACCTCTGGATATCTACCTtcaattggttctcgtaggttatccgggctgtgtaaccgtggtcttggtattttctttcctgacgtttcgcccgcagctgtggcaggcatcttcagaggagtaacactgaaggacagtgtctctcagacaggaaagaaaataccaagaccacggttacacagcccggataacctacgagaaccaatgaactctgacagtgaaagccttcgacaatatctaccTTCAACCTTTTATATTCAGCATTGGTCTTTCAACTAGAAAAACTCCTGCCAGCTATCCTCTgtaacaaaaatacattttgtttttctGAGGCTAAACCAGACATTAAATTTTAGTttgtatgctttaatttgttagctacCTTGCTGGCCCTATGAGGGTAGAAAGGCAGAGTCAAAACCTtcttaaataaaataagtaaatcaCTGCAACCTTATGCCCACAGATATCAATGAGCAAACTATTACTGATTTTTGTAggacggttacacagcccggataacctacaacagtggttcccaacctttttttgaccaggaccactaggacttttttgttcggtgcagggaccccaaggttcaaaataaaaattccgagaatttgaaaataaacttgaatcataactgttagttaaacattaaacttagaataatatttgaatatatatttttataatagagaacttttaattgaaaatattaatttattatgggtttataactttgtttcacggaccttaattaaGTTCTCGCGGACCcatgggggtccgcggacccctggttgggaaccagtgaccttcAAGAACCAAccaactctgaccgtgaaagccttcgacaatatttcttacTGATTTTAATGGTTCAAAGTCGTTCATAGCTACCCTTCTGAAACGTGCCTAATTTTTATCCCTGAACTTGCTTTAGGAAAGGCGGAGAGATGTGGGGAGCCCATCGGTCTCTTCTTGGGCAGGTATGGATGGGGGGACGGGCACGGATGAACAATGACGGTGCTTCTGGTCGCTCAAGGTTGAGGAACATTGATGATCTGGAGGCTTCATGTAGGGTTTGCTTGGGGCGCCCCAGGCGGAGTTTCCTGCAGGCTgcttgggggtttgggggggactgaAAGGAGCGCATCGGAGTGATGTTGCAGATTCCCAGCCCGTGACCCTCAGCTTCGTCTCTCTCCTCTCGCCCTGCGTCAGAGGGAGgcaacgcacgggaggttttgcctctatCTGGAGGCACgtcccccccatctgaatccccCAAAGTCGGCTTGGGGGCtggttgttgagttttgaggatgcGGGTGGGGCCAACGTGCCTGCAGAGAGGGgccaagccaaggcaaaacccacctacccaccccccgGGGCGTTTCCTCCCCCGGCGCGCGATCCGGGCTGGATCACCTGCGCGTCTCTCTCCATCCCTGGGGCGCgtctctccccctcttccccccccccactagaccGACCCACCGGCTCCCCGTCGCCCCCGGCCCCGCCGTacctccggccccgccgcgggagCCTCCTCCGCCGGccccccccctccttgatccgTGTCTCCGGCCTCGCTCTGACGTCGCGGGAggctggcggggtggggggagcggagGGATGACTCACAATGTTATGATGCGGTcccaccaaccccccccctccctccccccccagccacagTCGGCTACAGACGGAGCCCCAAAGCGGCCCTCCGGCTGCCTGCGAgctgcgctcccccccccctccgcgccACCCCCTCGCCCAGCCGCTGCGCAGCGCCCGGACGGCGCCACCCCCGGGGGAACCGGCTTCCAGGTGAGCGGCGCCGCTTGGCCCCCGGCCCCCCATGCACGTGGGCAACTCGGGCGGCGGTCAAGCCGGCCTTTCCTGGTCTTCCGCGCCCGCGGCCATGTGAGTCGGACTTTGGGGGCATTGATgcgcgcggggggtggggggtgggtttttttgcagGGGGTCTGCCGCGCGCTCGATgcgccttttccccatccgaattctccacgCTCGcgtggagaattcggatggggaaaaggcgcATCGAGCGCGCGGCAGACCCCctgcaaaaaaacccaccccctgcaaaaaaacccaccccctgcaaaaaaaaaaccaccccctgcaaaaacccccacccccggcctctgCGGGGATGAAGGCGCGGACCCCCCATCTGGCCGGGCTCCTCCCACTGTCCcttaacccccccttccccacgcGTCCTTGCTCGGGACCGAGCCGGGGGAGGGACGGGGGGGCGTCCACGCAATGCCGGCTGCGCGGGCTCCAGCTGCGATGCCGGCGGCCGCCTCGGCCCGGGACCCGGCCTCCAGGACCTGGGGTGGACGGCGGCTTGGACGCACCGCGTCTACACTCGGCGGCAGGGCGGGCGGGGGCGCCGCTGCAAAGCCGTCGGGGCGCGGGGGGCTTCCGAAAGCCCGCCTAGGGGGTGCAACGCCGCTCGGTGCCGGGAGAGGGCGCGCTGTTACGGAACGGGTGTTACGGAACGGAGGCTTTGGATGGAAACGGGACGCCGAAGGCCCGGTAGGGGGCGCGCTCGCGGGCGCAATAAGGAACGGGTTGCGGGGCGCGTGCGGGGAAAAGGAACCCCACCGGCCGCTGAAAGGCCACTGGGCGTTAAGGCAGCGTGGTGCAATGGTTTCGGGGCTGCCTTGGGCGAGTCGTCCCCTCGCAAGATGCGTTCGCGCATGACGGAGTCACGTGTAGCAACACATGCACGTTGATCATGTGGGAGTGGGACAGCTAAGGGGAAAGAGCCATTTTTAAAACCGCGCAGGCGTTCCCAGGAAGAGGGTACTGTTATTATTAGGTGGGAACCTCGCAACAAGCGTTTTCAGGATGCGATTCTAGACCTAACAggttggaagtaaatcccatagAATTCAGTTTGGGCTGCAGCTACCACATATAAACACGACCTTATAAGACTAAATTAGTTTACTAGGTTTTTGCAAAGATACGTTCGTTGGACAGACCAGGAAAGCAATGTAAATACATTTCCTCTGTTAATTTCTCCTCGCAAGAATCGTGTAAAATTACTGGAACAACAGGttgactggggatttgaatcctGCGTATTCAAAATTGCTTAACACAGATTAATATTCCTTTGACTCTGTAACCTATTTTGGAACCCAACTGGCATGTTAATAAGGCAGAGACCCCTCCCACACCGTTTTTTCCACTGCACGTTTAGAGTTGGATTTGAGAATCCTGCTATCCTATAAACaatttcctaggagtaagctccATCGAgtacaatgggatttacttctgagcagcCGTGTTTAGAATTGCCCTGCTGCAATCCACAGGACTAATTTTGTGTATGGAACGGGGCCAATGGTAATTATCCCAGAATGATCCATTCATGCAGCTCTCTATTCTCTACAGTGCACGTGATGACTTTCTACCTCCAAAAGGGATTCAGGTCATCTTCCCAAAGGTCTGACATACAGAGAACATGAAGGAATTATTTAACTCACAATATTTTTATCTGctgatttattgttttattgttgagttgaacatttatttatttatggcctTTTAAATCCTTCTTTCTCCACATGGACTCAAGGCGGCCTACAATGTTATTTAAACACAATAAAAATTGATACATTTAAAACCATACATTCAAAACTGACAATTAGAAGCTGTGTGTATGTacaaagtgccattaagttgcaactgacttatggtgaccccagcaaggggctttacaGGCGagtgagatgcagaggtggcatgccattgccttcctctgcagagttttatTAGAAGTTATACCATATACCTTTCTCAGCCACCCAGACAACTTATTTGGAAACACTCTTCTAAACAATTTCATTGTACAATGGTCTGGAATGCCATATGTGTGTTTTACTTGTTTTATTCTATTTTCTGTAAATTACTCCAAGCAAAATATACGGAAAAGGAACTAAGAAATGGCCTTAAATGAATTTTTTAAGGGCTGCTCCCTTGCTGGATAATTGTTTGCCATTTTCTCTCCATAGGTGACTTCCCTTTCAGTCTGGTTCTCATCTGGGGGGGCCCTGGCAGTGCAGCCCCCCCAAACTTCACTTTTCTGAAACACGGCTCTAGCCAACCTGCTTCGTTGCTTCACTTGCGACCGCCTGTGCGGAGGCTGCACGGCACCTGCCCCTCCACCTCGACAGGGCATCGTTCTTCAGCCTGTCATGCCCAGCTGTGAGCCGGTACCACCTGCCGCCTATCTCCCTACCAAAACCTTCCGCAGTTATCTGCCTCGGTGCCAGCGAACATACAGCTGTGTCCACTGCCGGGCACATTTGGCCAAGCACGATGAGCTCATCTCCAAGGTCTGTAAGCTCCTGCTTCATGGTGGCAAACTTTAATGGCAGCTTAGTACCTAACTAGATTACTGGCATTGTGTGGTTACCCATTGTAGTGCCAACTCTGGGCCTTAGTAGGCCCTTCTTACAGCAGTACCTTTTGGGGCTATTTCAACAGCGCTACAGACACAGTCTGACCTTTCTCATATCAGAGATCTCTACCTTAAGCAAGATggttgggtttgggagggggttaAACAACCTTTTAAGGGAGACGGTTATAACTCCTGTACTTTATCTCCACAGTCCTTCCAGGGGAGTCATGGTCGCGCCTATCTTTTCAATTCTGTGTGAGTGTCCTCctgcaattggttttttttggggggatgggtgCAACATGGGAAGAAAGCAGGAATACAGGGATATGTTTTTGCTTCATATTTGAAAAAAGTAACAGCTGCTATAGATCATTATTCTGTAGGGCAAGGGGAGGATTTCAAAATGATGGGATCCTGTTCCAAAAGTGAAGCTACCCAAGAGTGATTTAAGTGTCCTTGAGGAAGGATATACATGATGGCATGTAGACCACTGAACAGAGCTCTGCTTGAGCCAGGGTTCAGCGTGCTGAGCTCTGGGACATATGAAGGGATAAAACAACAACAAGTCTGGATCCACACAAAGAACTTTCTCCAGAACTCAGCAGACATTATAACCATTATAGGCAATtgctgacatgtttgtaatggcctatggctacatgCAATTAAAACTTATTCATTCATAACTGAACAGACGCAATCTGGGATTAGAGATAAGGGCTTCCGAATCAGTAGGCGTGGCTTTTAAGCAGTCTTTGGGATAGttttcagaaataaaacaaatTCAGCAAAAATGAAGCCTTTCTGAAACCCTGTCTCCATTCCTGTGGCCTCACTGCCATTTCCCAACATACCACCATTTCCTCCTGTGCCTTAACATCATCCTGCTGAACTCATGACAACACGTTCAGGCCATTACAAAGGAATTCCCAGCATCTTGCTTTGTGTCATCTTAGCTTTCTCTCTTGGGTGCTGTTCAGTTACTGAGAGGATGACATTTTCCTGACTTTCTAGCATGATCTACTGTTGATCTGAAATTCCTAGTGCTAGGAACAGTTCTCCCCCGACCCAGTGATTAATCAGAATATCAATACCGTGTGCCTTAATTATTTCCCTTCAGGTTTAACTTCCTACTGTTCCTTCTCCAGCTCTTTTGAAGCATCATTTATTAGCTGTGCAAAATGAGGGCATGATTAATCCTGCCTCAATGCACAGAGGATTCCTGATTGCTCCTCTGACTTACAGTGCTGTGATTTGTAcaatgcacgcacgcacacacagctTGTGATGCAGGAGACTTCCCAGGTGCCTCACTATATGCCATGGTTTTAGCAGAGAAAAACACgatcctttccttctcttcctcgtTTTTCAGTGGCTCTTGCAATGAGAGGGCCTAGCTCCAACTCAGTCAAACTATGTCATAGGGATTTAGCATTACTATACTGTGGTTACTGAATCCAATCCAGCACACTGTTGTTTTGGAATGATTTTTGCCTCAGATATAGTTGCACTTCTCTCAGTAGTAGGAACTTATGGGACTGGCAACAGCAAGAATCCAATTGACTAAGTTCTCTGGGAAAAGACTAAACAGCCTATATTTTACAGTTCATGGGAAGTTCTTGTGAATATTTCATGTTAGTTATTGACTAATCCTTCACTTTCAATAAAGGTAACAGCATTTCATAAATAACATCTAATTAGATGAACTGTTCATTTCATGTTTGTCCAGATAAGGACAAAACCAGGTGAAGGTCATGCTGAAGAACGCAAACAATAGAGGAATCAGCTAAACAACTGATGCAGAAGAGCTTATTCCTGCTTCTCTGAGTTTGAAGGGTGTGAAACTTCCAATTTAACCACCTGTACATAGCTCAGAAAGAAATGCAGTTCTGGTAGCTTTCATCTCAGTGCAAGGTCTACTTACTAGTAGGTGTGAAGTCACTGATGGACTGGAGAGACCAAATCATACCAGGTTTGACCTTTTTTTCATCACGCCCCCTCTCCTTCAAAACCTATTAATTTCAGGTCTCTGGAGAAAGTAGCTTTTTCCCACTGGATATCAGGTGGAAGTCATGACAGAAGGTAGCCAGTCTTTTGGTTACCCTTGACCCTAATATTCTAGGAATACTGTTCTGCAGCCTTCTTTTATCTTGGTCTCCTGCTCTCCCATGCTAACAGGGCACCAGATCTGTGGTAAGAGACTGTCATGATGATCAGAATCACCATACTTTGAAGAGATGCTGGTGTTCCTTGTGATAAAAAAATGACTGCTCTTGATTTCAACTAGATTCGGCTAATAGGGAGGCCTTTATTTGTATCCATCTGTGGCTGGCTTGAAGACTATATTTAGTTTATAGAAAATGTCACTAAAGGCATTTCCTTGCAAGTCGGTGCTGACTGAACACCCCACATTTCAGCTGACCATGCAGTAAACTTCAAGAAAACTTCTATCACTGCTGCGCGGATCCTTGCTGTGGCATCTGTTACAGCTGAATATGCAACACCAACTCTGGCATGAGAAAAAGAAGCAAGGTCTTAACTAAAATTGGGTATGGGTGCCTGAGTGCTCTCTCTTATCCAGACACCAGTGTGGCAATTTGCAATGATTCTTCAGCGCAGCATGTGTGTTCTACTCTTCACATTCTTAGGAGGGTTCACTGTTCTGTAGGTACTTCTGGCTATTGGAGGCTGCTGTGCAATTGAATTCAGAATACCTCTTTTGCTCTCAATGCTCTTATCATCACATTTCTATCTGAGCGGCTGATATTTTTTAAACATGCAAATTATCATGGCATAACATAGTTTGATTGTGATACTTCAGTGCCTTAAGAAAATATTTGCTTAGCAGGTTTTGACCTGGAAAATGAAAATATTAAGTGTTCTGATATTACGGTAATAATCAAAAAGTGTAAATTACTGTATATTACAGCTGCTGAAAACTTCCCATAAATTAGTCTCATAATTATTCATAAATTAGTTCCATAAATTACTGCACCAGCAAAGTTTAATAGAATTTGCATTTCTTTTgtagcttttgtgtgtgtgtgcaaaagtcTTAGGACAGAAGACTCCCCAGCAAGTTTTCTGTGATCTCCCTAGAAAGTAGAGGGGAGGAGGGTGCAACAGTGAGAAGGATAAAAGGAGAGACTGTGCCCTGTAATTTCTTTGGCTACAGGGTTAACGTGGGCTGCGGTCCAGCTGAACAACGCCTCTTGCTCACTGGTCTCCATTCAGTTGCTGATATTTTCTGTGAAAGCTGCAAGACTACACTGGGCTGGAAATATGTGAGTACTGGGTATAGTTAGCTTACATCTGTAGATAATACAGCCTATTCAAAACAGGATTCTTGCAAACCCTTGGCAGGTGTGAAAACACTACCCCAGTTGGAAGAACAGCCCACTCATACTAACCCTGAGTCGTTTAGAGTCTCAGATGAGGACAGgcgagaccaaggttcaaatcttcactttgATATGAAGCTTACTAACGGCcgtagctggggggtgggggagtagggcagccgccgcccctgtggcatgcagagagggtggcaaaaCTGCCTCTCCTATCTGGCCCGCTCCTTCCGTAGGAGAGGCGGTAATCTTAAACACTGTTACATCCTTCTGAgactattgaagtcaatgggctcagaagggtgtaactcttcttaaaattgcactgtaaatcacttcctcttagcctaatctacctcccaAGGTTGTGAGGTtcaaatggaggggggggagtatgtatgccaccctgatcAACTTgaaagaagagtgggataaaaaatgtGACAGGCAGGTAAATAGATGGCCCAGgtaagcctgatcttgtcagatcttggaagctaagcagggtgagccctggttagtatttggatgggagaccaccaaggaataccagggctgctgtgcagaggaaggcactggaaaaccacctctgttagtctcttgccatgaaaaccccaa
This window contains:
- the YPEL4 gene encoding protein yippee-like 4 — its product is MPSCEPVPPAAYLPTKTFRSYLPRCQRTYSCVHCRAHLAKHDELISKSFQGSHGRAYLFNSVVNVGCGPAEQRLLLTGLHSVADIFCESCKTTLGWKYEQAFETSQKYKEGKYIIEMSHMVKDNGWD